In Xenorhabdus nematophila ATCC 19061, one DNA window encodes the following:
- a CDS encoding GNAT family N-acetyltransferase — MEIIIRATEPEDAEHYQRIYSHPNVYPNTLQRPCPSHEGWRERLKLNKAQGNIDFVAEVDGKVVGTMGIFTYANPRRRHAVGIGIGVDEAYFGKGVGSKMMAFVIDYVFNWLGCIRIELEVFSDNEKAIGLYKKFGFEEEGIQCMKSLRNGQYCDVINMALLNNRLV, encoded by the coding sequence ATGGAAATTATAATTAGGGCAACTGAACCTGAAGATGCGGAACATTATCAACGGATTTATAGTCATCCAAATGTTTATCCCAATACATTGCAACGCCCATGTCCTTCACATGAAGGATGGCGGGAACGGCTGAAATTAAATAAAGCACAAGGGAATATTGATTTTGTGGCTGAAGTAGATGGCAAAGTAGTCGGTACAATGGGAATATTTACCTATGCTAATCCAAGACGCAGACATGCTGTAGGTATTGGCATTGGTGTCGACGAAGCTTATTTTGGCAAAGGTGTTGGCTCAAAAATGATGGCATTTGTGATTGATTATGTATTCAATTGGTTAGGCTGTATCAGGATTGAACTGGAAGTTTTTTCCGATAATGAAAAAGCGATAGGGTTATATAAAAAATTTGGATTTGAAGAAGAAGGCATTCAATGTATGAAATCACTAAGAAATGGCCAGTATTGTGATGTTATAAATATGGCTCTGCTAAATAACCGATTAGTATGA
- a CDS encoding GFA family protein → MNQGRCLCGSVGIKTSQRIENINACHCKICQKWNGGSFLSVDCKDDLEIEGIENISTYASSEWAERAFCRKCGTHLFFHLYHPSTYYVPVALFEENHVSKLSRQIYVDSKPKYYNFVEKTPMLTQQDILNLFNNVNTMREISPS, encoded by the coding sequence ATGAACCAAGGTCGTTGTTTATGTGGTTCTGTTGGTATAAAAACCAGTCAACGGATTGAAAATATTAATGCCTGCCATTGTAAAATATGTCAAAAATGGAATGGAGGTTCATTTTTATCTGTTGATTGTAAAGATGATCTGGAAATAGAAGGTATTGAGAATATTTCAACATATGCATCGTCAGAATGGGCTGAACGTGCTTTCTGTAGAAAATGTGGTACACATCTTTTCTTCCATTTATACCATCCCAGTACTTATTATGTTCCTGTTGCTTTATTTGAAGAGAATCATGTTAGTAAATTATCTCGTCAGATTTATGTAGACAGTAAACCAAAGTACTATAATTTTGTTGAAAAGACTCCAATGCTAACACAGCAAGATATTCTTAATTTATTTAATAATGTTAACACTATGAGGGAAATATCGCCTTCATAG
- the ada gene encoding bifunctional DNA-binding transcriptional regulator/O6-methylguanine-DNA methyltransferase Ada, whose amino-acid sequence MSWKTDDERWQAIIERNKDADNHFVYAVRTTGIYCLPSSTARLPKRANVIFFDTEKEAEQHGYRPNKRLRRNNQSEPEKNYLIKIAKACRYIEQNEGPITLKKLANYVGISTFHFHRLFKAKTGLTPKACANAHRSQRLRNNLEQTQSVTEAILEAGFNSSSRFYEISSDLLGMTPKIWRAGGKGMQIYFALGIYSLGHILVAQSEKGICAILLGDDPNKLLQELQNKFSHAEFIGGNPQFEQLIAQVVGFVEKPETELKLPLDIRGTVFQQRVWLALRDIPVGTTVSYAEIAERIGSPKAVRAVASACAANMLAVAIPCHRVVRNDGALSGYRWGVERKRELLTREAKRDE is encoded by the coding sequence ATGAGTTGGAAAACCGATGACGAACGCTGGCAAGCGATTATTGAACGCAATAAAGATGCTGATAACCATTTTGTATACGCTGTGCGTACCACAGGGATATATTGTTTGCCATCCAGTACTGCACGCCTCCCAAAACGCGCGAATGTGATTTTCTTTGATACTGAAAAAGAGGCAGAACAGCACGGTTATCGCCCTAATAAACGCCTACGGCGCAACAACCAATCAGAGCCAGAGAAAAATTACCTGATCAAAATTGCAAAAGCATGCCGTTATATAGAACAAAATGAAGGCCCTATCACACTAAAAAAGCTCGCCAACTACGTGGGGATAAGTACATTTCATTTCCATAGATTATTCAAAGCAAAAACAGGATTGACCCCGAAAGCCTGTGCCAATGCCCATCGCAGTCAGCGCTTACGGAATAACTTAGAGCAAACTCAAAGTGTTACCGAAGCTATTTTAGAAGCAGGTTTCAATTCCAGTAGCCGATTTTATGAAATTTCATCCGATTTACTGGGCATGACACCAAAAATCTGGCGTGCTGGCGGTAAAGGCATGCAAATTTACTTTGCATTAGGGATTTACTCATTAGGCCATATCTTAGTGGCTCAAAGTGAAAAAGGTATTTGTGCTATTTTACTGGGAGATGATCCGAATAAACTTCTTCAGGAACTACAAAACAAATTTTCTCACGCAGAATTCATTGGTGGAAACCCTCAGTTTGAGCAACTCATTGCACAAGTTGTCGGTTTTGTTGAAAAACCGGAAACTGAACTAAAACTACCACTGGATATTCGTGGCACAGTGTTTCAGCAACGCGTCTGGCTCGCTTTGCGAGACATTCCGGTTGGTACAACCGTCAGTTATGCCGAAATTGCTGAGCGAATTGGTTCACCAAAAGCCGTACGAGCCGTTGCTAGTGCCTGTGCTGCCAATATGCTGGCAGTTGCGATTCCATGCCATCGTGTCGTCAGGAATGATGGCGCTTTATCCGGATACCGCTGGGGAGTTGAGCGCAAACGTGAACTGCTAACCCGAGAGGCAAAACGTGATGAATAA
- the uvrY gene encoding UvrY/SirA/GacA family response regulator transcription factor — MINVLLVDDHELVRIGVKGILDDVKGIKVIGEANSGEDAVRWCRSSSTDVVMMDMGMPGIGGLEAAKKIMRYSPDIKVIMLTIQTESSLPTKVIQAGIRGYLSKAATPQDMINAIRTVYTGQRYISPDIAQQMALNQLLPQKENPLDGLSERELQIMTMITQGRKVNEISTLLNLSPKTVNSYRYRMFSKLNIKGDVELTHIAIRCGLLDAQNMITQGG, encoded by the coding sequence TTGATTAATGTTTTATTAGTTGACGATCATGAACTGGTTCGCATTGGTGTTAAAGGCATCCTTGATGATGTAAAAGGAATCAAGGTGATAGGAGAGGCCAACAGTGGAGAAGATGCGGTCAGATGGTGCAGATCAAGCAGCACGGATGTTGTTATGATGGATATGGGAATGCCGGGGATAGGGGGGCTTGAGGCAGCCAAAAAAATTATGCGCTATTCACCTGATATAAAGGTAATTATGTTGACTATTCAAACAGAAAGCTCTTTGCCCACGAAAGTAATTCAGGCGGGGATCAGGGGATATTTAAGCAAAGCTGCAACTCCTCAAGATATGATCAATGCGATTCGAACCGTTTATACAGGGCAGCGGTATATTTCTCCGGATATCGCTCAGCAGATGGCGCTCAACCAACTGTTACCCCAAAAAGAAAATCCGCTGGATGGACTTTCGGAACGAGAGTTGCAAATTATGACAATGATAACTCAAGGCCGCAAAGTTAACGAAATTTCTACATTGCTTAATCTTAGCCCTAAAACAGTGAACAGCTATCGTTATAGAATGTTCAGTAAACTGAATATCAAAGGAGATGTAGAATTGACCCATATAGCAATACGTTGTGGTTTGCTTGATGCACAAAATATGATAACCCAAGGTGGGTGA
- a CDS encoding helix-turn-helix domain-containing protein: MNNVRNDWHQADIIAALRKRGTTLAAVSRESGLSSSTLANTLSRPWPKGEWIIANYLEIHPSEIWPSRYFDISGQLIERKARNNPVK, translated from the coding sequence ATGAATAACGTTAGAAATGACTGGCATCAAGCCGATATTATTGCTGCATTACGTAAGCGCGGTACGACCTTAGCGGCTGTCTCCCGTGAATCGGGACTCAGTTCATCAACATTAGCGAATACACTTTCTCGTCCGTGGCCTAAAGGCGAATGGATTATCGCTAACTATCTCGAAATTCATCCCTCTGAAATCTGGCCTAGTCGATATTTTGATATAAGCGGTCAGCTTATTGAGCGTAAGGCTCGTAATAATCCAGTAAAATAA
- the cycA gene encoding D-serine/D-alanine/glycine transporter, whose amino-acid sequence MEEKIQPTHTSETEGSHLQRSLTNRHIQLIAIGGAIGTGLFMGSGKTISLAGPSIIFVYMIIGFMLFFVMRAMGELLLSNLHYKSFSDFAADLLGPWAGFFVGWTYWFCWVITGVADIVAITAYVGYWTPDFPEWGTSLLCVLALLSLNLATVKLFGELEFWFAMIKIIAIVALIVTGGVLIGVHFQSPAGHVAAFSNVWGNGGMFPMGLSGFFAGFQIAIFAFVGIELVGTAAAETKNPMKSLPKAINAIPIRIITFYVLALIVIMSVTPWRAIIADKSPFVELFVLIGLPAAASIVNFVVLTSAASSANSGVFSTSRMLFGLAKERNAPKQFSRLSRRSVPASGLIFTCLCLSFGVILIYFIPDVMRVFTLVTTVSAILFMFIWSMILCSYLVYRKRRPALHQASVYKMPFGIVMSWVCLVFFVFVLVLLSLQPDTRQALIATPAWFIILAIGFQVVKRRKISLTH is encoded by the coding sequence ATGGAAGAAAAAATACAACCCACTCATACTTCTGAAACTGAAGGTTCGCACCTACAGCGAAGTCTCACTAACCGACATATACAGCTAATTGCGATTGGCGGCGCTATTGGTACTGGTCTGTTTATGGGATCAGGTAAAACAATTTCCCTTGCGGGGCCGTCGATCATTTTTGTTTATATGATTATCGGATTTATGCTGTTTTTTGTTATGCGTGCAATGGGAGAGTTATTACTTTCTAATTTGCACTATAAATCGTTCAGTGATTTCGCTGCGGATTTATTGGGGCCATGGGCCGGTTTTTTTGTGGGCTGGACTTACTGGTTTTGCTGGGTGATTACGGGGGTTGCTGATATTGTTGCCATCACTGCTTATGTGGGGTATTGGACGCCGGATTTTCCAGAGTGGGGAACTTCTCTACTATGTGTGCTGGCGTTGTTGAGTCTGAATCTCGCAACAGTGAAATTATTTGGTGAACTGGAATTTTGGTTTGCGATGATCAAGATTATTGCCATTGTTGCGTTGATTGTTACAGGCGGTGTATTGATTGGTGTTCATTTTCAATCTCCGGCCGGGCATGTTGCCGCATTTTCTAATGTCTGGGGTAACGGCGGTATGTTTCCCATGGGATTAAGTGGTTTCTTTGCCGGGTTTCAGATTGCAATATTTGCTTTTGTCGGTATTGAATTAGTGGGAACTGCTGCGGCAGAAACTAAAAATCCGATGAAATCTTTGCCCAAAGCAATTAATGCCATTCCAATTCGTATCATCACATTTTATGTTTTGGCTCTGATTGTGATTATGTCAGTCACGCCATGGCGGGCTATCATTGCGGATAAAAGCCCGTTTGTAGAATTATTTGTCTTGATTGGGCTACCAGCCGCGGCCAGTATTGTCAATTTTGTGGTTCTGACTTCTGCGGCATCTTCAGCGAATAGTGGCGTTTTTTCCACGAGTCGGATGCTGTTTGGCCTGGCTAAAGAAAGAAACGCGCCAAAGCAGTTTAGCCGTCTTTCTCGTCGTTCGGTTCCTGCATCGGGGTTGATCTTTACTTGTTTATGCCTCTCTTTCGGCGTTATTTTGATCTATTTTATTCCTGATGTTATGCGGGTTTTTACTTTGGTCACCACCGTTTCTGCGATCCTGTTTATGTTTATTTGGAGCATGATTTTGTGCTCCTATCTGGTTTACAGAAAACGTCGTCCTGCTTTGCATCAGGCTTCAGTGTATAAAATGCCGTTTGGTATTGTAATGTCTTGGGTATGTCTGGTTTTCTTTGTTTTTGTTTTGGTGCTACTTTCTTTGCAGCCAGATACTCGTCAAGCATTAATTGCCACGCCAGCTTGGTTTATTATTTTGGCGATTGGATTTCAGGTTGTGAAAAGACGTAAAATTAGTCTTACCCACTGA
- a CDS encoding reverse transcriptase domain-containing protein, producing MTVHSNDGQSWLTKLERIGKKSTCNKQQVFNNLGHLLNSDMLKGQFLRLDGNKAVGIDRMTKAAYGEHLDGNIHNLILRIRRGTYRPKAARITQIPKEDGSKRPLAISCTEDKLVQLAVSDILSRIYEPLFLPCSYGFRPGLNCHAALKALQQQTYRNWNGAVVEIDIRKYFNTIPHIELMSLLRKKISDRRFLRLIEVLITAPVIEGKQVSENVRGCPQGSILSPVLANIYLHQVIDEWFDEISRSHIHGRAEMVRYADDRVFTFEFMSEAERFYKVLPKRLNKYGLELHDDKSQRIPAGHIAALRASQSGRRLPTFNFLGFTCDWGKSRKGLWRLKLTSRKDRFAAKLKGLRDFLWKNLNTPDKRLVLTIVIRAIRGWINYHGISDNQRRVGQFICQSARILYRGFNRKGGRRRLTWKKLNLILKMLGYPFRWKTHSMFISC from the coding sequence ATGACCGTACACAGCAACGACGGACAATCATGGTTAACAAAACTTGAGCGTATAGGCAAGAAATCAACCTGTAACAAACAGCAGGTGTTCAATAACTTAGGGCATTTGCTGAACAGCGACATGTTGAAAGGACAGTTCCTGCGGCTTGACGGGAATAAAGCGGTAGGTATTGATCGCATGACAAAAGCCGCTTACGGTGAACATCTTGATGGGAATATTCACAATCTTATCCTGCGAATACGCAGAGGGACGTATCGTCCGAAAGCCGCCAGAATCACGCAGATCCCGAAAGAGGATGGCAGTAAACGGCCACTGGCTATTTCGTGCACAGAGGACAAACTGGTGCAACTTGCGGTCAGTGATATTCTCAGCCGAATTTATGAGCCGCTGTTTCTGCCGTGTTCATACGGGTTTCGGCCGGGATTAAATTGTCATGCGGCATTGAAGGCACTGCAACAGCAAACCTACCGTAACTGGAATGGTGCGGTTGTGGAGATCGACATCCGAAAGTACTTCAACACAATACCCCATATTGAGCTGATGAGTTTACTGAGGAAGAAGATATCAGATCGTCGTTTTCTCAGACTGATTGAGGTCTTAATAACGGCACCCGTTATCGAGGGCAAACAGGTATCCGAAAACGTGCGCGGATGCCCCCAAGGGTCAATCCTATCGCCGGTACTTGCCAATATCTACCTGCACCAGGTGATAGACGAATGGTTTGATGAAATCAGCCGTTCACACATTCACGGTCGGGCGGAGATGGTGAGATATGCGGATGATAGGGTGTTTACCTTTGAGTTCATGAGTGAGGCAGAGCGCTTCTACAAGGTATTGCCTAAACGACTGAATAAATACGGACTGGAGTTGCACGATGACAAATCGCAGCGAATTCCGGCGGGACACATCGCAGCACTGAGAGCCAGTCAGTCGGGCAGACGCCTGCCAACGTTTAACTTTCTGGGGTTTACCTGCGATTGGGGAAAATCGCGAAAAGGTTTATGGCGACTGAAATTAACCAGTCGCAAAGACCGTTTCGCGGCCAAATTGAAGGGACTCAGGGACTTTCTCTGGAAGAACCTGAATACACCTGACAAAAGGCTTGTCCTGACTATCGTCATCAGAGCAATCAGGGGCTGGATAAATTATCACGGTATCTCTGATAACCAGAGACGGGTCGGACAGTTTATCTGCCAAAGTGCGCGAATACTCTACAGAGGGTTCAACCGTAAAGGTGGGCGTCGCCGACTGACGTGGAAAAAGCTGAATCTGATCCTGAAGATGCTGGGTTATCCATTTCGTTGGAAAACGCATTCAATGTTCATTTCTTGCTGA
- the pgsA gene encoding CDP-diacylglycerol--glycerol-3-phosphate 3-phosphatidyltransferase, with product MQLNIPTWLTLFRIALIPFFVLAFYLPFQWAPMLCAIIFVIAAATDWFDGFLARLWKQTTRFGAFLDPVADKVMVATALVLIAEHYHSWWITLPIATMIAREIIISSLREWMAELGKRSRVAVSWMGKIKTTAQMAALVALLWRPSTELEVGGFILLYAAAVLTFWSMFQYLSAAWSDLREG from the coding sequence ATGCAATTAAATATTCCAACATGGCTTACTCTGTTTCGTATTGCCTTAATTCCGTTCTTTGTTTTGGCATTTTACCTGCCATTCCAGTGGGCACCTATGCTGTGTGCCATTATCTTTGTTATCGCTGCTGCAACAGATTGGTTTGATGGCTTTCTTGCTCGCTTGTGGAAGCAGACAACGCGTTTTGGCGCGTTTCTTGATCCTGTGGCGGATAAAGTCATGGTCGCTACTGCATTGGTATTAATAGCAGAACATTATCATTCGTGGTGGATTACCTTGCCTATCGCAACAATGATTGCTCGTGAGATCATCATATCTTCCTTACGTGAATGGATGGCGGAGTTGGGGAAACGCAGTAGAGTGGCTGTTTCTTGGATGGGAAAAATAAAAACCACAGCACAAATGGCCGCATTGGTTGCTTTATTATGGCGTCCTTCTACAGAACTTGAAGTAGGGGGATTCATCTTATTATATGCAGCTGCGGTATTGACATTCTGGTCAATGTTTCAATATTTGAGCGCTGCATGGAGTGATTTGCGTGAAGGTTGA
- a CDS encoding tyrosine-type recombinase/integrase has protein sequence MKLNARQIEAAEPKEKTYKLADGGGLYLEITSRGSKYWRMKYRRPTDKKEDRLAFGVYPVVSLADARAKRDEAKKLIAQGADPKAEKKGAQAESKGAPSFEQVAREWHASNKRWSEDHSNRILRSLEHYIFPHIGKLDISTLRTSQLLAPIKSVDADGKHDIAQRLQQRVTSIMRYAVQNDILESNPANDMSGALSTVKAKHHPALPHERLPEFLTHLSHYRGRLITQIAVELTLLTFVRSSELRFARWEELDLENAVWKIPATRKPIEGVKCSERGMKMKTGHIVPLSRQAVSLFKTLQDLSGECEVMFPHNHNLAKVMSESTVNNALRGMGYDTKTDVCGHGFRTMARGAMGESGLWNDDAIERQLSHVERKNVRAAYIHTSKHLDERQLMVQWWADYLDANREKYITPYDFAKEHRK, from the coding sequence ATGAAACTAAACGCACGGCAAATCGAAGCAGCAGAACCCAAAGAAAAAACCTACAAACTCGCTGATGGCGGCGGACTCTATTTGGAGATCACTTCACGCGGCTCTAAATACTGGCGTATGAAGTACCGCCGCCCTACCGATAAGAAAGAAGACCGACTGGCTTTTGGTGTCTATCCGGTGGTGTCTTTAGCTGATGCAAGGGCTAAACGAGATGAAGCCAAAAAACTCATAGCCCAAGGCGCTGACCCCAAAGCAGAGAAAAAAGGGGCACAAGCCGAATCAAAAGGGGCACCATCTTTTGAACAGGTAGCCCGTGAATGGCACGCCAGCAATAAGCGATGGAGTGAAGATCACAGCAACCGTATTCTGCGCAGCCTTGAACATTATATTTTTCCTCATATTGGCAAGCTTGATATCTCCACGTTAAGAACAAGCCAGCTTTTAGCACCTATTAAATCCGTTGATGCTGATGGTAAACACGATATCGCTCAGCGATTACAGCAACGTGTTACCTCTATCATGCGATATGCTGTTCAGAATGATATTCTTGAATCCAATCCCGCAAATGATATGTCTGGCGCACTTTCCACAGTAAAAGCCAAACATCACCCCGCTCTCCCACATGAGCGCTTACCTGAATTTCTAACCCATCTTTCTCACTATCGCGGGCGATTAATTACCCAAATCGCTGTAGAACTGACTTTATTAACGTTTGTCCGTTCCAGTGAGTTGAGATTTGCCCGTTGGGAAGAACTTGATCTTGAAAATGCAGTCTGGAAGATTCCCGCCACAAGAAAACCCATTGAAGGCGTTAAATGCTCTGAGCGTGGCATGAAAATGAAAACTGGGCATATTGTGCCGCTGAGTCGTCAGGCCGTATCTCTCTTTAAAACCTTGCAGGATTTGAGTGGAGAATGTGAGGTGATGTTTCCTCATAACCATAATCTGGCAAAAGTCATGAGCGAAAGTACCGTAAATAATGCCTTACGCGGTATGGGATACGACACCAAAACAGATGTTTGTGGTCATGGATTTAGAACAATGGCGCGTGGTGCGATGGGCGAATCGGGATTATGGAACGATGATGCAATAGAACGGCAGTTAAGCCATGTGGAAAGAAAGAACGTCCGTGCTGCGTATATTCACACATCTAAGCATCTGGATGAACGGCAGCTAATGGTTCAATGGTGGGCTGATTATCTGGACGCAAATAGAGAAAAATATATAACGCCGTATGACTTTGCTAAAGAACATCGGAAATAA
- the uvrC gene encoding excinuclease ABC subunit UvrC → MAEKFNSKVFLKTVTSQPGVYRMYDTAGTVIYVGKAKDLKKRLSSYFRTQVSSRKTESLVQNIAQIDVTVTHTETEALLLEHNYIKLYQPRYNVLLRDDKSYPYIFLSGDTHPRLALYRGAKHAKGEYFGPFPNSHAVRESLALLQKLFPIRQCEDSVYRNRSRPCLQYQIGRCLAPCVKGFVTDEEYHQQVEYVRLFLAGKDKQVMDKLVNKMEEASQQLKFEDAARYRDQIQAVRQVTERQFVSGEGDDLDVISVAFEAGIACVHVLFIRQGKILGSRSYYPRIPADTKLDEVVQTFLGQFYLQGSQNRTLPTEILLDFTLSEKELLEASLSELSGRKVHIQARPRGNRARYLKLARTNAATALTTKLSQQSTIHQRLASLATFAGLEKIQRMECFDISHTMGEQTVASCVVFDSNGPVRAEYRRYNITGITPGDDYAAMNQVLFRRYGKAIDQSKIPDIIFIDGGKGQLARAIEVFNSLEVEWNKYHPKLISVAKGSDRKAGLETLFFRAEGEGVALPPDSLALHLIQHIRDESHNHAITGHRQRREKVKKTSTLESIEGIGPKRRQMLLKYMGGLQPLRNASVEEIAKVPSISYALAEKIYNALKH, encoded by the coding sequence GTGGCCGAAAAATTTAATTCGAAGGTATTTTTAAAAACGGTGACCAGCCAACCGGGTGTCTATCGCATGTATGATACTGCTGGTACTGTGATTTATGTTGGTAAAGCCAAGGATCTAAAAAAACGGCTATCCAGTTATTTTCGGACACAAGTCAGTAGCCGCAAGACAGAGTCACTGGTGCAAAACATCGCTCAGATTGACGTCACAGTTACTCATACAGAAACAGAAGCCCTTTTGCTAGAACATAATTACATCAAACTCTATCAGCCTCGTTACAATGTATTACTGCGGGATGATAAATCTTACCCTTATATTTTCTTAAGTGGTGATACTCACCCCCGCTTGGCCTTATACCGCGGTGCCAAACATGCGAAAGGCGAGTATTTTGGGCCATTTCCAAATTCCCATGCTGTACGTGAAAGCTTGGCGCTATTGCAAAAATTATTTCCCATCCGCCAATGTGAAGACAGTGTCTATCGAAATCGTTCAAGACCTTGCCTGCAATACCAGATTGGTCGTTGTCTTGCCCCCTGTGTTAAAGGATTTGTGACAGATGAAGAATATCATCAGCAAGTTGAATATGTTCGCTTGTTTTTGGCAGGGAAAGATAAGCAAGTCATGGACAAACTGGTTAATAAAATGGAAGAAGCGAGCCAACAACTGAAATTTGAGGACGCAGCCCGTTATCGCGACCAGATTCAAGCCGTACGGCAAGTGACTGAGCGCCAATTTGTTTCTGGTGAGGGTGATGATCTTGATGTTATCAGTGTTGCTTTTGAAGCTGGAATAGCATGTGTGCACGTTCTATTTATCCGGCAGGGAAAGATATTGGGTAGCCGGAGCTATTATCCTAGAATACCTGCTGATACAAAATTAGATGAAGTGGTACAGACATTTCTTGGTCAATTTTATCTTCAGGGCAGCCAGAACAGAACATTACCGACAGAAATCTTGCTGGATTTTACACTCTCTGAAAAAGAGTTGCTGGAAGCATCTCTTTCTGAATTATCGGGCAGAAAGGTTCATATTCAAGCGCGCCCACGAGGTAATAGGGCACGTTACCTGAAATTAGCACGTACCAATGCGGCAACGGCATTGACTACAAAACTCTCCCAACAATCGACTATCCATCAACGCTTAGCATCACTTGCCACATTTGCTGGTCTTGAAAAAATCCAGCGCATGGAATGCTTTGATATTAGCCATACGATGGGAGAGCAAACTGTTGCATCCTGTGTTGTTTTTGATAGTAATGGACCGGTGCGCGCAGAATATCGCCGCTATAATATTACAGGCATCACTCCGGGAGATGACTATGCGGCGATGAATCAGGTTTTGTTTCGTCGGTATGGTAAGGCAATAGATCAAAGTAAAATTCCGGACATCATCTTTATTGATGGTGGAAAAGGACAACTTGCAAGAGCAATTGAAGTTTTCAATTCACTGGAAGTTGAATGGAATAAATATCATCCCAAACTTATCAGTGTTGCAAAGGGGAGTGATCGCAAAGCAGGATTAGAAACTTTATTTTTCCGGGCTGAAGGAGAAGGGGTGGCACTTCCCCCAGATTCTCTTGCATTACACCTAATTCAACATATTCGTGATGAATCTCATAATCATGCTATTACAGGGCATCGTCAGCGTAGAGAAAAAGTGAAAAAGACCAGTACACTGGAATCGATAGAAGGTATTGGACCAAAACGTAGACAAATGTTACTAAAATACATGGGTGGATTGCAGCCTTTACGCAATGCAAGTGTAGAAGAGATCGCAAAAGTACCTTCTATTTCTTATGCGCTGGCAGAAAAAATCTATAATGCGTTGAAACACTAA